In Mycobacterium kubicae, the following proteins share a genomic window:
- a CDS encoding cation diffusion facilitator family transporter produces MTSSSDRDSRPQKSTPGHPDGDEHAHGPRIGSAGERHQKPLMIAFALTATYAGVEVVGGIVTGSLALISDAAHMGTDVLGLGLALTAIYLAKRPFAGQRTYGTYRLEVLAAVINGLLLFGVAFYVLYEAVQRFMNPPEVLGWPMFVVATVGLVVNIISFRLLTKGAKESLNVKGAYLEVMSDMLGSIGVIVGAVVIAVTGFRYIDAIVAAAIGLFILPRTWQLMRQALRIIMEVAPPGVDVAAASRELAAIPGVRDVHDLHIWTVTSGMEAATAHLVITDRADWHAVLDSARQLLADRYGVTHPTIQVEPPDHVEESAAF; encoded by the coding sequence ATGACCTCATCCAGTGACAGGGACTCGCGCCCACAGAAGTCCACGCCAGGCCACCCCGATGGTGACGAGCACGCCCACGGGCCACGGATCGGCAGCGCGGGTGAGCGCCACCAAAAACCGTTGATGATTGCTTTCGCGTTGACCGCCACCTACGCCGGCGTGGAGGTCGTCGGCGGGATCGTCACCGGCTCGCTGGCGCTGATCAGTGACGCGGCCCACATGGGGACGGACGTGCTCGGGCTCGGACTTGCCCTGACCGCGATCTACTTGGCGAAACGCCCGTTCGCTGGGCAGCGCACCTACGGCACGTACCGATTGGAGGTGCTGGCCGCTGTCATCAACGGTCTGCTGTTGTTCGGCGTCGCGTTCTACGTCCTCTACGAGGCGGTACAGCGCTTCATGAACCCGCCGGAGGTGCTTGGGTGGCCGATGTTCGTCGTCGCCACGGTGGGGCTGGTGGTCAACATCATTTCGTTCCGCCTGCTCACCAAGGGGGCCAAGGAGAGCCTGAACGTCAAGGGTGCCTACCTCGAGGTCATGTCCGATATGCTCGGTTCGATCGGCGTGATCGTCGGTGCGGTCGTCATCGCGGTCACCGGATTTCGCTACATCGACGCCATCGTCGCGGCGGCGATCGGCCTGTTCATCCTGCCACGGACGTGGCAGCTCATGCGACAGGCGTTGCGGATCATCATGGAGGTGGCGCCTCCTGGCGTGGACGTCGCCGCCGCCAGCCGGGAGCTGGCCGCGATCCCCGGTGTCCGTGACGTCCACGACCTGCACATCTGGACGGTCACCAGCGGCATGGAGGCCGCCACCGCGCACCTGGTAATCACTGATCGTGCCGACTGGCACGCGGTGCTGGACTCGGCTCGGCAACTCCTCGCCGACCGGTATGGCGTCACCCACCCCACGATCCAGGTCGAGCCCCCCGACCACGTGGAGGAATCCGCTGCCTTCTGA
- a CDS encoding recombinase family protein — MTAILGYARVSTAGQELDAQRAALGAAGVDAGRVFTDKLSGSAKTARPGLAAMLDYARAGDTVVVTAIDRLGRSVAEVTRTIAELGDRRIILRALREGVDTATPTGRAVAAIMATLAELELELARERQAASRESRRARQLPATKPTKLTPDRQEQLRRLAAIGEPVRELAAAFGIGRATAYRYLSDSAGVSGSSGGW; from the coding sequence ATGACGGCGATCCTCGGCTACGCCCGGGTCAGCACTGCTGGCCAGGAACTTGACGCACAGCGGGCCGCGCTCGGCGCCGCTGGTGTAGATGCTGGCCGAGTGTTTACTGACAAGCTGTCGGGCTCAGCCAAGACGGCCCGGCCCGGTTTGGCCGCGATGCTGGATTATGCCCGCGCCGGTGACACCGTGGTCGTCACCGCCATTGACCGGCTTGGCCGCTCGGTCGCCGAAGTCACCCGCACCATCGCCGAACTTGGTGATCGCCGTATTATCCTGCGCGCCTTGCGTGAAGGAGTTGACACCGCCACCCCCACCGGGCGGGCGGTGGCCGCCATCATGGCCACCCTCGCCGAGCTCGAGCTGGAGTTGGCACGCGAGCGCCAGGCAGCCTCACGCGAATCCCGGCGCGCACGGCAGCTGCCGGCCACCAAGCCGACCAAGCTCACACCTGACCGGCAAGAACAGCTTCGCCGGCTGGCCGCCATTGGCGAGCCTGTCCGAGAATTGGCTGCTGCCTTCGGCATTGGGCGTGCAACCGCATATCGCTACCTATCTGACTCGGCGGGGGTCAGCGGGAGCAGCGGCGGCTGGTAA